CGAAATTCACGTTTGGGATATCTTTCGGGTTGCGGAGATTGTGCCGCCACTGCTAAAGAAAAGAGCAGGGCGCATATGCACAAAAGAGTTTTTACTTTCATTCTTTATAAATCTGATTAAGGGTTGTTTATTAATTATGCAGGCCATTCTACTACCATACGGGTACCGCCTGTGTAAGATGTATCCAGATAGATTTTGCCATCAACAATGTCCATTACCTGGCGGGCTATGGAAAGTCCCAATCCTGTACCAGGCCTAAAAGTATCTATTTTAAAGAAACGTTCGAAAATAGTATCCTGATATTGCGGGTCAATACCTATACCCGTATCCTCTATAACAAAACGAATGATACTATTCGCTTTATCTTCCTCACACAGTAGACGAATGACTCCTTGCTCGGTAAACTTCTCGGCATTGTCCAACAACAAAGCCAGGACACGCTTCATCCAGGTACGCACAGTCAGGATTACAGGATCATCAGGAGATGGAACCCACTGCAATTCCACACCGTCATTTTGTTTGCCTCCAAATTCATCTATACATTCAAGACAACAAGCGTTGACATCCACAACTTCTTTAGGCATATCTGCCGTCTGAGAGTCCATGTCAGCTATGTCAATAATATTATCAATCAATCCCAGCAAATAAGCACTATTCTTCTCCACCTGACCAGAGTATTCACGAGCATCTTCCACATCCAGTCCTTCCTCAGCAAGCAAAGCAGAAAAGCCTACTACAGAATTAAGCGGTGTACGCAACTCATGCGTAACATGCTGGATGAATGAACTCTTGATACGGCTCATCTTCTGCAATTCCTTACGGGCAACATCCAATTTCCGGTTCATAGATAAAGTGCGAACATAGAGGTAAGTAACCAGCAGAAGTAATATAAATATCAGGCAACCGGCAATAGATACCGTAATAAGCCGTTCACGACTCATTCTTTCACTCAATTCCAATTTTTCCATCTTCAGGCGGTCCACTTCAAACTGGGCAGTGTATTTGTTCAGTTGTTCATCCATTTCTGCCGTACGTACAGAATCATTCAATTGAGAGTATTCTGCAAAAGCACGGCATGCCTCCTTATAGTGACCTACTTGTTCCAGCATAATGGCTTTCTGCCTATAATTTCCAGGGTAATAATTACCGATCGAACATTGGTAATCAATTAAAGAATCCATATAAACCACAGCATTACTTATATCTCCCAGGATCTGGTTGCACATTATTTTGTAACCAAACCATCCTTCTTGTGAAATATCTCCTTTATGTTTGAAATAATAAGCATTCGTCTCACGAACGTAAGGTTCCGCTGCCTTCGCTCCTTTCACCCCTAAGACAGCGATAACACGAAACTGATAAAAACGCATGTATAGCGCTTCTCCTATAGATATTTTTTTCTCTTCTATTGTTTTTTCCAACTGTTCCAAACGATCCAAATAAGGCAAAGCCTCATTATACGACTGACGTGCCAGATGAGTTTGAATGATATTAAGAGAAACGACGTAAGCGTCACGGTAGTATTTTCCTTCCTCAAAATGTTTTAAGGCATTATCATAATATTCAATACAGAGCTTTATATTCTGCCCAAACACACGGTGGTTATAGCCTATACACATCTCCCCAGATGCCATGCCATATTTATCTTTCCTCTGTTCAGCATCTTTACAT
The nucleotide sequence above comes from Bacteroides intestinalis DSM 17393. Encoded proteins:
- a CDS encoding sensor histidine kinase, with protein sequence MRYPRICLCAILVCLFSCVETITGQETVDLKSLADSVRKASGKPNFLPLGMHFLELAKARKDTANISDAYAIITNHYYELGDTDSLRLMTYEYMDWADRCHRNTDRYQAWRQYIQRMTEKGMQEEAMKETELLCKDAEQRKDKYGMASGEMCIGYNHRVFGQNIKLCIEYYDNALKHFEEGKYYRDAYVVSLNIIQTHLARQSYNEALPYLDRLEQLEKTIEEKKISIGEALYMRFYQFRVIAVLGVKGAKAAEPYVRETNAYYFKHKGDISQEGWFGYKIMCNQILGDISNAVVYMDSLIDYQCSIGNYYPGNYRQKAIMLEQVGHYKEACRAFAEYSQLNDSVRTAEMDEQLNKYTAQFEVDRLKMEKLELSERMSRERLITVSIAGCLIFILLLLVTYLYVRTLSMNRKLDVARKELQKMSRIKSSFIQHVTHELRTPLNSVVGFSALLAEEGLDVEDAREYSGQVEKNSAYLLGLIDNIIDIADMDSQTADMPKEVVDVNACCLECIDEFGGKQNDGVELQWVPSPDDPVILTVRTWMKRVLALLLDNAEKFTEQGVIRLLCEEDKANSIIRFVIEDTGIGIDPQYQDTIFERFFKIDTFRPGTGLGLSIARQVMDIVDGKIYLDTSYTGGTRMVVEWPA